GCTCTTCCCAGGTAGAATGGGCCTGGCGTGAAGTTCTTCTCAGCCATCACCAGCCTCGCAAATATTGGCACGGCGTAGCCGCCTACCCACCCTATTGTACTGATGGATATGATGGCTGTGAAGATTACGTCGAGTTTCAAGATGGGCAGGCCGAGAATCATGCCTATTACTGCACACAGCCACACTGCATTTCTTGGAACCTTGTGCTTTGGGTGAAGTCTTCTCCAAATAGGCGAAAGTGGAATCCCGTTGTCTCTTGATAATGCATAAACctgtaaagaaaagaaagaatcatTTTACGCCATGCATGTTCCTTCTTGGAGAAAGACAGAGAGGAAGAGATGCTTTTTCTTACCACTCTAGCGGCACTTGTAGTAACTGAAAGTCCGCAGAAGAAAAAAGAGCCCCAGATGATGCAAAGGAAAACCACAGCTCCAGTAGAATTCTGAAACCTGCCATGGAAGGCGTCATAGAATATCTGAGCAGGAACAAGTGCACCGCCTGTCTCGTTGTTCTCATCAAATAAGTATGCAGGATTCTGCATGTTTAACCaacatgttagaaaattttttggAGTGGGTTAAGATTACCTATGATTTtggtttattaaaattagattattgaATAGTACAGTaacattttacaaataaatttaaatgatatacaATATTAGTATGAGACTTAATCTTCATTATGAGTCtattaatctattatatattaaacaaatcTCTTCTTTGAAACCGATACATTATAGTTTTACTCATAAAAAGCTTTTATTCAGAAATGTTTCAAGAGCGGAAGCTTTGGTAGCTTTATGAATTTAGATTTACAACTTTTATAATGTTCTAAGAACTcttattaatataaagttttaatttagtCAATATCCTATAGAATtagaattatatgattttatgtttgttcatgtaaaataaatcttacacaACATacttaaatcaatcaaaactatGCTTTTGCATATAAAGAATTCCAAGGCAAATTGAATATTCATTTCTTTGGAGCATACCCGGATGCTGAAAGTAAGAGCCAAGTTATACGCCCATCCGAACACTGATATGATCCCAATGCTAGAAAGAATGGCCACAGGCCCCGTTCTGTCAGCGCCTTTAGTTTCTTCGGTGAGATGAGCTGCAGTGTCATAGCCATAGAGACAATAATTGCTGAGAAGAACCGACAGGATTACTGCATAAGGCTTGCTACTTATGCCAGTCGATTCTGGAGATGTTTCGAAATGGGTGAAGACGTATGAAGCCGGTTGTGTTGTTTTTGCCACCAGAGGCAGCATTATAATCACCACCAAGCCGCCAATAATCTACATTGTGCGCTagtcaaaaacttaaacatgcTAAAACCCTTTCAAAATATGACAATTAGCTGCAGAATTTGTCCACGGGAGTAAGAGTCTAACCTGCCACCACATGGAAATTATATCCAGAAAAG
This is a stretch of genomic DNA from Mangifera indica cultivar Alphonso chromosome 11, CATAS_Mindica_2.1, whole genome shotgun sequence. It encodes these proteins:
- the LOC123230102 gene encoding amino-acid permease BAT1 homolog encodes the protein MGSRVGAADEVLEIDSGEKRLNELGYKQELRREMSIFKTLAITFSSMAVFTGTPLYGPSLRYAGPASLIWGWIVVTFFTWFVGIAMAEICSSFPTTGSLYFWAAHLAGPRWGPLASWCCAWLETIGLISGIGAQAYSGSQALQMIILLSTGTNKGGGYLAPRSVFLAMYMGLTLIWAFLNTFSLQVIAFLDIISMWWQIIGGLVVIIMLPLVAKTTQPASYVFTHFETSPESTGISSKPYAVILSVLLSNYCLYGYDTAAHLTEETKGADRTGPVAILSSIGIISVFGWAYNLALTFSIRNPAYLFDENNETGGALVPAQIFYDAFHGRFQNSTGAVVFLCIIWGSFFFCGLSVTTSAARVVYALSRDNGIPLSPIWRRLHPKHKVPRNAVWLCAVIGMILGLPILKLDVIFTAIISISTIGWVGGYAVPIFARLVMAEKNFTPGPFYLGRARRPICLIAFLWICYTCAAFLLPTLYPITWNTFNYAPVALGLVLTLVMLWWFLDARKWFKGPVRNIDSQNGSA